A DNA window from Streptomyces parvus contains the following coding sequences:
- a CDS encoding endo-alpha-N-acetylgalactosaminidase family protein produces MSPRFPRPGLLAAASAAVLALVGAALPAAANAPSPSAPAGEAKADGPAATGSAVIRSDRLGVAVADDFPRVLSYTDRASGKQLLGSTRPVTAVTLNGTAHPVKLKGAPKITGSAARYTLVFDSLPGVEIDASLTVSGRATTFKVTAVRDTSAFRVGTIDIPGHDLISVGSTESGAATAFTQLDPDSTRTADVFAKVTGETRPDSAPVGASYAILNTGSLAAAIESNSSYDKPSGATGGDDARFWHQARTEEDGTVRVGVRSGQWTYRGEGAPAPESGENLPWAKVVVTPDANGDRAVDWQDGAIAFRSIGVTAPGSEDTAKRVVTHIPFNFASQATHPFLRTLDDVKRISKATDGLGQLAVLKGYGSEGHDSAHPDYGGNYNKRAGGLKDLNTLLKEGGKWGADFGVHVNATESYPEAKAFSEQLVDKTKPGWNWLNQSYYIDQRRDINSGDLAKRFRQLREETDENLDFLYIDVYYSHGWIADKTIQTVQKQGWTVGTEWADKFERASLWSHWANDLDYGGATNKGLNSQIIRFIRNGEKDIWNNHPVLGQSALEDFEGWTGETDWNAFTANIWQKNLPAKYLQQQRIIRWDGNDITFTGGVRGTVEDGRRTFYDRGRKVLSGTDYLLPWDGGKKLYHYSGTGGTSTWEVPGKGAYTLYKLTDNGREKVSTVRPSGGKLTLTATAGQAYVLYPDRAPKESTADWGKGTGLTDPGFNDRELKGWARTGTAVRDTDDQGRNSAELSGTATAALSQAVTGLKPGKRYTASALIEVEPGRSRRTTVSAGGTSVAVERSTVKDHVAASDWHGTFFQRAKATFTAPANGRTTLRIEAAAGSAAKVRADDVRIVENAPATRTGAEAYEDFEAVDQGWGPFLKGDAGGSTDPRTHISQLNAPYTQSGWNGKLIDDVLGGRESLKSHEENTGLVYRTAPWTVPMKDGHRYRIEFAYQSSHAGAYSWAEGYDRIADGKAASTETRATPIGQQRTTGQFSRTLTAGCGDTWTGLRKLPGAPEGADFVLDGFTVTDLGPAPAGEEAVCGTLAVAADAETLEPGAPNTVRATFGNDEASAATGVKLALTVPEGWQAEPAGPVAFDSVAPGAKVTGSWRVTPPVDAPYDTYALEAKATYAVQGAGRTLGAGTSVRTLPPPPTKDGWAGDLDWTAAQNGWGPVERDRSNGEAGAGDGGPLKIGGVVYDKGLGTHAPATIRYYLGGKCTSFTAEVGVDDVQTTRGSVRFSVTADGTEKVASPVRGAADPAWKLTADVTGAKYVELVVQDGGDGNGNDHADWGNARFHCGG; encoded by the coding sequence ATGTCGCCAAGATTCCCTCGCCCCGGCCTGCTCGCCGCGGCCTCCGCAGCCGTCCTGGCGCTCGTGGGGGCCGCCCTCCCCGCCGCGGCCAACGCCCCGTCGCCCTCCGCCCCGGCCGGAGAGGCCAAGGCCGACGGGCCGGCCGCCACCGGGTCCGCCGTGATCCGGTCCGACCGCCTCGGCGTCGCCGTCGCCGACGACTTCCCGCGCGTCCTGTCGTACACCGACCGGGCGAGCGGCAAACAGCTGCTCGGCTCCACCCGGCCGGTCACCGCCGTCACCCTCAACGGCACCGCCCACCCGGTGAAGCTCAAGGGTGCGCCGAAGATCACCGGCTCCGCCGCCCGCTACACCCTCGTCTTCGACTCCCTGCCGGGCGTCGAGATCGACGCCTCGCTCACCGTCTCGGGGCGGGCCACCACGTTCAAGGTGACCGCCGTCCGCGACACGTCCGCCTTCCGGGTCGGGACCATCGACATCCCCGGGCACGACCTGATCTCCGTCGGGTCCACCGAGTCCGGGGCCGCCACCGCGTTCACCCAGCTCGACCCGGACTCCACCCGCACAGCCGACGTCTTCGCGAAGGTCACCGGGGAGACGAGGCCCGACTCCGCGCCCGTCGGGGCCAGTTACGCGATCCTCAACACCGGCTCGCTCGCCGCGGCGATCGAGTCCAACTCCTCGTACGACAAGCCCTCCGGGGCCACCGGCGGCGACGACGCCCGCTTCTGGCACCAGGCGCGCACCGAGGAGGACGGCACCGTCCGGGTCGGCGTCCGGTCCGGCCAGTGGACCTACCGCGGCGAGGGCGCCCCGGCCCCCGAGAGCGGCGAGAACCTGCCCTGGGCCAAGGTCGTCGTCACCCCCGACGCCAACGGCGACCGGGCCGTCGACTGGCAGGACGGGGCGATCGCCTTCCGCTCCATCGGCGTCACCGCGCCCGGAAGCGAGGACACCGCCAAGCGGGTCGTGACCCACATCCCGTTCAACTTCGCCAGCCAGGCCACCCACCCCTTCCTGCGCACCCTGGACGACGTCAAGCGGATCTCGAAGGCCACCGACGGCCTCGGCCAGCTCGCCGTCCTCAAGGGGTACGGCTCCGAGGGCCACGACTCCGCCCACCCGGACTACGGCGGCAACTACAACAAGCGGGCCGGCGGGTTGAAGGACCTCAACACCCTGCTGAAGGAAGGCGGGAAGTGGGGCGCCGACTTCGGCGTCCACGTCAACGCCACCGAGTCCTACCCGGAGGCCAAGGCCTTCTCCGAGCAGCTCGTCGACAAGACCAAGCCCGGCTGGAACTGGCTCAACCAGAGCTACTACATCGACCAGCGCCGCGACATCAACAGCGGCGACCTGGCCAAGCGCTTCCGGCAACTGCGCGAGGAAACCGACGAGAACCTCGACTTCCTCTACATCGACGTCTACTACAGCCACGGCTGGATCGCCGACAAGACGATCCAGACCGTGCAGAAGCAGGGCTGGACCGTCGGCACCGAGTGGGCCGACAAGTTCGAACGCGCCTCGCTCTGGTCGCACTGGGCCAACGACCTCGACTACGGCGGGGCCACCAACAAGGGCCTCAACTCGCAGATCATCCGGTTCATCCGCAACGGCGAGAAGGACATCTGGAACAACCACCCGGTCCTCGGCCAGAGCGCCCTGGAGGACTTCGAGGGCTGGACCGGCGAGACCGACTGGAACGCCTTCACCGCCAACATCTGGCAGAAGAACCTCCCCGCCAAGTACCTCCAGCAGCAGAGGATCATCCGCTGGGACGGCAACGACATCACCTTCACCGGCGGGGTGCGCGGCACGGTCGAGGACGGCAGGCGAACCTTCTACGACCGGGGCCGCAAGGTGCTCAGCGGCACCGACTACCTGCTCCCGTGGGACGGCGGCAAGAAGCTCTACCACTACAGCGGGACCGGCGGCACCAGCACCTGGGAAGTGCCCGGCAAGGGCGCGTACACCCTCTACAAGCTGACCGACAACGGACGCGAGAAGGTCTCCACCGTCCGCCCCTCGGGCGGGAAGCTCACGTTGACCGCCACCGCCGGACAGGCCTACGTCCTCTACCCCGACCGGGCGCCGAAGGAGAGCACCGCCGACTGGGGCAAGGGCACAGGGCTCACGGACCCCGGCTTCAACGACCGGGAGCTGAAGGGCTGGGCCAGGACCGGCACGGCCGTCCGCGACACCGACGACCAGGGACGCAACAGCGCCGAACTCTCGGGGACGGCCACGGCCGCGCTCTCCCAGGCCGTCACCGGCCTCAAGCCCGGCAAGCGCTACACCGCCTCCGCCCTGATCGAGGTCGAACCGGGCAGGAGCCGCCGCACCACCGTGAGCGCCGGCGGGACGTCGGTCGCCGTCGAACGCTCCACGGTGAAGGACCACGTCGCCGCCTCCGACTGGCACGGCACCTTCTTCCAGCGCGCCAAGGCCACCTTCACCGCGCCCGCGAACGGCCGCACCACGCTGCGCATCGAGGCGGCGGCGGGCAGCGCGGCGAAGGTCCGCGCCGATGACGTACGGATCGTCGAGAACGCCCCCGCCACCCGCACCGGCGCCGAGGCGTACGAGGACTTCGAGGCCGTCGACCAGGGCTGGGGCCCCTTCCTCAAGGGCGACGCGGGCGGCTCCACCGACCCCCGCACCCACATCTCCCAGCTGAACGCCCCGTACACCCAGTCCGGCTGGAACGGGAAGCTGATCGACGACGTGCTCGGCGGGAGGGAGTCCCTGAAGTCCCACGAGGAGAACACCGGGCTCGTCTACCGCACCGCCCCCTGGACCGTCCCGATGAAGGACGGCCATCGGTACAGGATCGAGTTCGCCTACCAGTCCAGCCACGCCGGCGCCTACAGCTGGGCCGAGGGCTACGACCGGATCGCCGACGGCAAGGCCGCCTCGACCGAGACCCGGGCCACCCCGATCGGGCAGCAGCGCACCACGGGACAGTTCAGCCGGACCCTCACCGCGGGCTGCGGCGACACCTGGACCGGGCTGCGCAAGCTCCCCGGAGCACCCGAGGGCGCGGACTTCGTGCTCGACGGCTTCACCGTCACCGACCTCGGCCCCGCCCCGGCGGGCGAGGAGGCCGTCTGCGGCACCCTCGCCGTGGCCGCCGACGCCGAGACCCTGGAGCCCGGAGCCCCGAACACCGTGCGGGCGACCTTCGGCAACGACGAGGCGAGTGCCGCCACCGGTGTGAAGCTCGCGCTGACCGTGCCCGAGGGCTGGCAGGCCGAGCCGGCGGGCCCGGTCGCCTTCGACTCGGTCGCGCCGGGCGCGAAGGTCACCGGCAGCTGGCGGGTCACCCCGCCGGTGGACGCCCCCTACGACACGTACGCGCTGGAGGCGAAGGCCACGTACGCCGTCCAGGGAGCCGGTCGCACGCTGGGCGCGGGTACCTCCGTCCGTACGCTCCCGCCGCCGCCCACGAAGGACGGCTGGGCCGGCGACCTGGACTGGACCGCCGCGCAGAACGGCTGGGGGCCGGTCGAGCGCGACCGGTCCAACGGGGAGGCCGGGGCCGGGGACGGCGGGCCGCTGAAGATCGGCGGCGTCGTCTACGACAAGGGCCTGGGCACACACGCCCCGGCGACGATCCGCTACTACCTGGGCGGGAAGTGCACTTCCTTCACCGCCGAGGTGGGGGTGGACGACGTGCAGACGACCCGGGGGAGTGTCCGGTTCTCGGTCACCGCCGACGGGACGGAGAAAGTGGCGTCGCCCGTCCGGGGGGCGGCGGACCCGGCTTGGAAGCTCACCGCCGACGTCACCGGCGCCAAGTACGTCGAGCTGGTCGTCCAGGACGGCGGCGACGGCAACGGCAACGACCACGCCGACTGGGGCAACGCCCGCTTCCACTGCGGAGGTTGA
- a CDS encoding acyl-CoA carboxylase subunit beta, protein MTVVDETQGEPTDARGRVAELLALREQARRGPSERATEAQHAKGKLTARERIELLLDAGSFKEVEQLRRHRATGFGLEAKKPYTDGVITGWGTVEGRTVFVYAHDFRIFGGALGEAHATKIHKIMDMAISAGAPLVSLNDGAGARIQEGVSALAGYGGIFQRNTRASGVIPQISVMLGPCAGGAAYSPALTDFVFMVRETSQMFITGPDVVKAVTGEEITQNGLGGADVHAETSGVAHFAYDDEETCIAEVRYLIGMLPSNNRENPPTVESDDPADRRGDVLLDLVPADGNRPYDMHKVIEELVDDGDYLEIHERWARNIVCALARMDGQVVGIVANQPQSLAGVLDIEASEKAARFVQMCDAFNIPIITLLDVPGFLPGVDQEHGGIIRHGAKLLYAYCNATVPRISLILRKAYGGAYIVMDSQSIGADLTYAWPTNEIAVMGAEGAANVIFRRQIADAEDPEAMRARMVKEYKAELMHPYYAAERGLVDDVIDPAETREVLIASLAMLRNKHADLPSRKHGNPPQ, encoded by the coding sequence ATGACCGTTGTGGACGAAACCCAGGGTGAGCCGACCGACGCCCGAGGCCGGGTGGCCGAACTGCTGGCCCTGCGCGAGCAGGCGCGGCGCGGACCGAGCGAGCGGGCGACCGAGGCGCAGCACGCCAAGGGCAAGCTGACCGCCCGGGAGCGGATCGAGCTGCTGCTGGACGCGGGTTCGTTCAAGGAGGTCGAGCAGCTCCGCCGGCACCGGGCCACCGGGTTCGGCCTGGAGGCCAAGAAGCCCTACACCGACGGTGTCATCACCGGCTGGGGCACGGTCGAGGGCCGCACGGTCTTCGTCTACGCGCACGACTTCCGCATCTTCGGCGGGGCGCTGGGCGAGGCCCACGCCACGAAGATCCACAAGATCATGGACATGGCCATCTCGGCCGGCGCCCCGCTGGTGTCGCTGAACGACGGCGCCGGCGCCCGTATCCAGGAGGGCGTCTCGGCGCTCGCCGGCTACGGCGGCATCTTCCAGCGCAACACGCGCGCCTCCGGTGTCATCCCGCAGATCAGCGTGATGCTCGGCCCGTGCGCGGGCGGCGCGGCGTACAGCCCGGCGCTCACCGACTTCGTCTTCATGGTCCGTGAGACCTCGCAGATGTTCATCACCGGACCGGACGTCGTGAAGGCGGTCACCGGCGAGGAGATCACCCAGAACGGCCTCGGCGGCGCGGACGTGCACGCCGAGACCTCGGGCGTCGCCCACTTCGCGTACGACGACGAGGAGACCTGCATCGCCGAGGTCCGCTACCTCATCGGGATGCTCCCCTCCAACAACCGCGAGAACCCGCCGACCGTGGAGAGCGACGACCCCGCCGACCGGCGCGGCGACGTGCTGCTCGACCTGGTCCCGGCCGACGGCAACCGCCCGTACGACATGCACAAGGTGATCGAGGAGCTCGTCGACGACGGCGACTACCTGGAGATCCACGAGCGCTGGGCCCGCAACATCGTCTGCGCCCTGGCCCGCATGGACGGCCAGGTCGTCGGCATCGTCGCCAACCAGCCGCAGTCGCTGGCCGGGGTCCTGGACATCGAGGCGTCCGAGAAGGCCGCGCGCTTCGTCCAGATGTGCGACGCTTTCAACATCCCGATCATCACCCTTCTGGACGTTCCCGGCTTCCTGCCGGGTGTCGACCAGGAGCACGGTGGGATCATCCGCCACGGCGCGAAGCTCCTGTACGCCTACTGCAACGCCACCGTGCCGCGGATCTCGCTGATCCTGCGGAAGGCCTACGGAGGCGCGTACATCGTCATGGACAGCCAGTCCATCGGGGCCGACCTCACCTACGCCTGGCCCACCAACGAGATCGCGGTGATGGGCGCCGAGGGCGCGGCCAACGTCATCTTCCGCCGCCAGATCGCGGACGCCGAGGACCCCGAGGCCATGCGCGCCCGCATGGTCAAGGAGTACAAGGCCGAGCTGATGCACCCCTACTACGCGGCCGAGCGCGGCCTGGTCGACGACGTGATCGACCCCGCCGAGACCCGCGAGGTGCTCATCGCCTCGCTCGCCATGCTCCGCAACAAGCACGCCGACCTGCCGTCCCGCAAGCACGGCAACCCCCCGCAGTAG
- a CDS encoding acyl-CoA carboxylase subunit epsilon: protein MSPTPAESVLRVEKGHAAPEELAAITAVLMARAAAQPAVPAHRGRDTAGWRRLERTPGFRAPHSWQG, encoded by the coding sequence ATGAGCCCCACCCCCGCCGAGTCCGTCCTGCGCGTCGAGAAGGGCCACGCGGCCCCCGAGGAGCTGGCGGCCATCACCGCCGTCCTGATGGCCCGTGCCGCGGCCCAGCCGGCCGTCCCCGCCCACCGGGGCCGTGACACCGCCGGCTGGCGCCGCCTGGAGCGCACGCCGGGCTTCCGCGCCCCGCACAGCTGGCAGGGCTGA
- a CDS encoding ATP/GTP-binding protein yields the protein MDFASSSGGAARSTTSAKIVVAGGFGVGKTTFVGAVSEINPLRTEAVMTSASAGIDDLTHTGDKTTTTVAMDFGRITLDQDLILYLFGTPGQDRFWFMWDDLVRGAIGAVVLVDTRRLADCFPAVDYFENSGLPFVIALNGFDGHQPYTPDEVREALQIGPDTPILTTDARHRADAKSALITLVEHALMARLR from the coding sequence GTGGACTTCGCAAGCTCTAGCGGCGGAGCGGCCCGCTCCACTACCTCGGCGAAGATCGTGGTGGCAGGGGGCTTCGGCGTGGGTAAGACCACGTTTGTCGGTGCCGTCTCGGAGATCAACCCGCTGCGCACCGAAGCCGTGATGACGTCCGCCTCGGCGGGCATCGACGATCTGACCCACACCGGGGACAAGACGACGACCACCGTCGCCATGGACTTCGGCCGCATCACGCTCGACCAGGACCTGATCCTGTACCTGTTCGGTACGCCCGGGCAGGACCGCTTCTGGTTCATGTGGGACGACCTGGTCCGCGGCGCCATCGGCGCCGTCGTCCTCGTCGACACCCGCCGTCTCGCCGACTGCTTCCCCGCCGTCGACTACTTCGAGAACAGCGGCCTCCCCTTCGTCATCGCCCTCAACGGCTTCGACGGACACCAGCCCTACACCCCCGACGAGGTCCGCGAAGCGCTCCAGATCGGGCCGGACACCCCGATCCTGACGACGGACGCCCGCCACCGCGCGGACGCCAAGAGCGCGCTCATCACCCTGGTCGAGCACGCCCTGATGGCGCGCCTGCGCTAG
- a CDS encoding DUF742 domain-containing protein — protein MAAPTGGHPYNGDQRVPGEHGDNRFGFPAAPGGQGPGQYQPYQQQEHQQQGAPGGPEPEWPQQQPWPGWPQQPQQRYDTSQQPRIQPVQQRRAPEPDQPAAHNPLVRPYAMTGGRTRPRYQLAIEALVSTTADPARLQGQLPEHQRICRLCIEIKSVAEISALLSIPLGVARILVADLAEAGLVAIHQPGGDEAAGGQPDVTLLERVLSGLRKL, from the coding sequence GTGGCAGCACCCACAGGCGGGCACCCATACAACGGTGACCAGAGGGTTCCGGGTGAGCACGGTGACAACCGTTTCGGCTTCCCTGCCGCACCCGGCGGTCAAGGACCCGGGCAGTATCAGCCATATCAGCAGCAGGAGCACCAGCAGCAGGGTGCTCCTGGCGGCCCGGAGCCCGAGTGGCCCCAGCAGCAGCCGTGGCCGGGGTGGCCGCAGCAACCGCAGCAGCGGTACGACACGTCCCAGCAGCCGCGCATCCAGCCGGTGCAGCAGCGACGGGCCCCCGAGCCCGACCAGCCCGCCGCGCACAACCCGCTGGTCCGTCCGTACGCCATGACCGGCGGCCGGACCCGACCGCGTTACCAGCTCGCCATCGAGGCACTGGTCAGCACGACGGCCGATCCGGCCCGGCTGCAAGGGCAGTTGCCCGAGCATCAGCGGATCTGCCGGCTCTGCATCGAGATCAAGTCGGTCGCCGAGATCTCGGCCCTTCTCTCGATCCCCCTCGGCGTTGCCCGGATCCTCGTCGCCGACCTGGCCGAGGCCGGACTCGTCGCTATCCATCAGCCCGGCGGCGACGAGGCCGCCGGCGGCCAGCCAGATGTGACACTGCTCGAAAGGGTGCTCAGTGGACTTCGCAAGCTCTAG
- a CDS encoding roadblock/LC7 domain-containing protein, giving the protein MSQAAQNLNWLITNFVDNTPGVSHTVVVSADGLLLAMSEGFPRDRADQLAAVASGLTSLTAGASRIFEGGAVNQTVVEMERGFLFIMSISDGSSLAVLAHPDADIGLVGYEMALLVDRAGSVLTPDLRAELQGSLLN; this is encoded by the coding sequence ATGAGCCAGGCGGCGCAGAATCTCAACTGGTTGATCACCAACTTCGTGGACAACACCCCCGGGGTGTCGCACACGGTGGTGGTCTCCGCCGACGGACTCCTGCTGGCGATGTCCGAAGGCTTCCCGCGCGACCGCGCCGACCAGCTGGCGGCCGTCGCCTCCGGTCTGACGTCGCTGACCGCGGGCGCCTCGCGGATCTTCGAGGGCGGCGCCGTGAATCAGACCGTTGTGGAGATGGAGCGGGGATTCCTCTTCATCATGTCCATCTCCGACGGATCCTCGCTCGCCGTCCTGGCCCACCCGGACGCCGATATCGGTCTGGTTGGGTACGAAATGGCCCTTCTGGTGGACCGCGCGGGCAGTGTCCTGACTCCTGACCTCCGCGCCGAACTTCAGGGAAGTCTTCTTAACTAG
- a CDS encoding nitrate- and nitrite sensing domain-containing protein, protein MRRSNEGSAAQPERGNFTPPPRAVASPANASGTESAGGGSTSRLSPRNWRVATRLNAILLIPVLVGLVMGGFQVKGSIDTWGEAQEAEKIAVVVRAASDYGQALLNERDLTAQPLLSGDRDADVVEQTRATTDDAARKFDAAVKDMPSKPGLERRLKLFKGEEPKLPELRKAAYSQALDPVKTEEGYVQVQHSLMEFSNELGLGTGNITSYGRTVYAIELSKAAESLQRSIGMHLLVRPSKKPGTYDAQVKAFGSYNYLEQIALGEFNSGGTQADVDRLKQVMTGKAAEGAKQLKAAKEQAEAAGKPFVAPPSIDGSVFDGMAQEIGKGQDPAELAKKGITPETWMAAATAKFEGYSTVEDELVTKAVDEAASISSDAKTDAIVNGLIVVIALLAAFILAGLMARQMSRSMRQLRTAAFSIAEQRLPSLVDQLSRTDPGRVDTRVQPIPITTQDEIGEVARAFDQVHREAVRLAAEQAMLRGNVNAIFTNLSRRNQSLIEGQLTLITSLENNEADPDQLESLFKLDHLATRMRRNGENLLVLAGEEPGRRWNQPVPLVDVLRAASSEVESYERIQLTGVPESEIHGQAVTDLVHLLAELLENATTFSSPQTKVRVTATRLPDGRVMVEIHDKGIGLTAEDFADINHKLANPPTVDAAVSQRMGLFVVGRLADRHGIRVQLRPSGEQAGTTSLVMLPDAITHGGGGGPQGGQDDFTVSSIIPEQQQSAFDPAPQQAPMRTAAELGFDDSRYEPPADPGQLDPVNRSLMREERRAALEAQTGVGGPYADNTREQQGYAPEPYAGAPYGDQQQPQQGYAEEQYGQDEYGQQPQQQYQGSYEQEQYGAGDGYPQDQQAQQHPQDGYTESAYAVPDAGQGQYSDAYAASADQSHQDDWPVQNGFRSGYEPIAPAEPESVPSTPAEPSERVGFDRPGPTPNVGHELTEAGLPRRGGQQHWQPGPGGRGDDQPAAAQRPRPQQEQRQDPQTDGDGSDDWRSTNDERWERAEKLREPKAGGITPSGLPRRVPKANLVEGTAEQTQQGGPQVSRAPEDVRGRLSNLRRGVQRGRSAGSDTSTTYNQER, encoded by the coding sequence GTGAGGCGAAGCAACGAGGGCTCCGCGGCGCAGCCCGAGCGGGGCAACTTCACCCCGCCGCCGCGCGCTGTGGCGTCCCCTGCGAATGCGTCCGGCACCGAGTCCGCGGGTGGTGGCAGCACCAGTCGGCTGTCCCCGCGCAACTGGCGGGTGGCCACCCGGCTCAACGCCATCCTCCTGATCCCGGTCCTGGTCGGCCTGGTCATGGGCGGTTTCCAGGTGAAGGGCTCCATCGACACGTGGGGCGAGGCACAGGAGGCCGAGAAGATCGCCGTCGTCGTGCGCGCCGCGTCCGACTACGGGCAGGCGCTGCTGAACGAGCGGGACCTCACCGCCCAGCCGCTGCTCTCGGGCGACCGTGACGCCGATGTGGTCGAGCAGACCCGGGCGACCACGGACGACGCCGCGCGGAAGTTCGACGCCGCGGTGAAGGACATGCCGTCCAAGCCCGGCCTGGAGCGCCGCCTGAAGCTGTTCAAGGGGGAGGAGCCCAAGCTTCCCGAGCTGCGCAAGGCCGCCTATTCGCAGGCCCTGGACCCGGTGAAGACCGAAGAGGGCTACGTACAGGTCCAGCACTCGCTGATGGAGTTCTCCAACGAGCTCGGCCTCGGCACCGGCAACATCACCAGTTACGGCCGTACGGTCTACGCGATCGAGCTGTCCAAGGCTGCAGAATCGCTTCAGCGCTCGATCGGCATGCACCTTCTGGTGCGCCCGAGCAAGAAGCCCGGCACCTACGACGCCCAGGTCAAGGCCTTCGGCTCGTACAACTACCTGGAACAGATCGCGCTCGGCGAGTTCAACTCCGGTGGTACCCAGGCCGACGTCGACCGCCTCAAGCAGGTCATGACCGGCAAGGCCGCCGAGGGTGCCAAGCAGCTGAAGGCCGCCAAGGAGCAGGCCGAGGCCGCCGGCAAGCCCTTCGTGGCGCCGCCGAGCATCGACGGCTCGGTCTTCGACGGCATGGCCCAGGAGATCGGCAAGGGGCAGGACCCCGCGGAGCTGGCCAAGAAGGGCATCACGCCCGAGACCTGGATGGCCGCCGCGACCGCGAAGTTCGAGGGGTACTCCACCGTCGAGGACGAGCTGGTCACCAAGGCGGTGGACGAGGCCGCGAGCATCTCCTCCGACGCCAAGACCGACGCCATCGTCAACGGCCTCATCGTCGTCATCGCGCTGCTGGCCGCGTTCATCCTGGCCGGGCTCATGGCCCGCCAGATGAGCCGCTCGATGCGCCAGCTGCGTACCGCCGCCTTCTCCATCGCCGAGCAGCGCCTGCCCTCCCTCGTCGACCAGCTCTCGCGTACCGACCCGGGCCGGGTCGACACCCGGGTGCAGCCGATCCCGATCACCACGCAGGACGAGATCGGCGAGGTCGCCCGCGCCTTCGACCAGGTGCACCGCGAGGCCGTCCGGCTCGCCGCCGAGCAGGCCATGCTGCGGGGCAACGTCAATGCGATCTTCACGAACCTCTCGCGCCGCAACCAGTCGCTCATCGAGGGCCAGCTGACCCTGATCACCAGCCTGGAGAACAACGAGGCCGACCCGGACCAGCTGGAGAGCCTCTTCAAGCTGGACCACCTGGCGACCCGTATGCGCCGCAACGGCGAGAACCTCCTCGTCCTCGCGGGCGAGGAACCGGGCCGCCGCTGGAACCAGCCGGTGCCGCTGGTGGACGTCCTACGTGCCGCCTCCTCCGAGGTGGAGTCCTACGAGCGCATCCAGCTGACCGGTGTGCCGGAGAGCGAGATCCACGGCCAGGCCGTGACCGACCTCGTGCATCTGCTTGCCGAGCTGCTGGAGAACGCCACCACGTTCTCCTCGCCGCAGACCAAGGTCAGGGTCACCGCGACCCGGCTGCCCGACGGCCGGGTCATGGTCGAGATCCACGACAAGGGCATCGGCCTCACCGCCGAGGACTTCGCCGACATCAACCACAAGCTGGCCAACCCGCCGACCGTGGACGCCGCGGTGTCCCAGCGCATGGGCCTGTTCGTGGTCGGCCGGCTGGCCGACCGGCACGGGATCCGGGTCCAGCTGCGCCCCTCGGGCGAGCAGGCCGGGACCACCTCGCTGGTCATGCTGCCGGACGCCATCACCCACGGTGGCGGTGGCGGTCCGCAGGGCGGCCAGGACGACTTCACCGTCTCCTCGATCATCCCCGAGCAGCAGCAGTCGGCCTTCGATCCGGCTCCGCAGCAGGCCCCGATGCGCACGGCGGCGGAGCTCGGCTTCGACGACTCGCGCTACGAGCCCCCGGCGGACCCGGGTCAGCTGGACCCGGTCAACCGTTCGTTGATGCGTGAGGAGCGCAGGGCGGCCCTGGAGGCCCAGACCGGCGTCGGCGGCCCCTACGCGGACAACACCCGGGAACAGCAGGGCTACGCACCGGAGCCGTACGCGGGCGCCCCGTACGGCGACCAGCAGCAGCCGCAGCAGGGCTACGCCGAAGAGCAGTACGGCCAGGACGAGTACGGGCAGCAGCCGCAGCAGCAGTACCAGGGGTCGTACGAGCAGGAGCAGTACGGCGCCGGGGACGGCTACCCGCAGGACCAGCAGGCGCAGCAGCACCCGCAGGACGGCTACACGGAATCGGCATATGCCGTTCCGGACGCCGGGCAGGGTCAGTACTCCGACGCGTACGCGGCCTCGGCGGACCAGTCCCACCAGGATGATTGGCCTGTCCAGAACGGTTTCCGGAGTGGTTATGAGCCGATCGCTCCGGCCGAACCGGAATCTGTTCCGAGCACGCCCGCGGAGCCTTCGGAGCGCGTAGGCTTCGACCGTCCGGGACCCACCCCGAACGTCGGCCACGAGCTGACCGAAGCCGGTCTGCCGCGCCGCGGCGGTCAGCAGCACTGGCAGCCCGGCCCCGGCGGCCGCGGCGACGACCAGCCCGCTGCGGCCCAGCGGCCCCGCCCGCAGCAGGAACAGCGGCAGGACCCGCAGACGGACGGGGACGGCTCCGACGACTGGCGCTCGACGAACGACGAGCGCTGGGAGCGGGCCGAGAAGCTCCGTGAGCCGAAGGCGGGCGGAATCACCCCCTCCGGTCTCCCCCGGCGCGTGCCCAAGGCCAACCTGGTCGAGGGCACGGCGGAGCAGACCCAGCAGGGCGGCCCACAGGTCTCCCGCGCCCCCGAGGACGTCCGCGGCAGGTTGAGCAACCTGCGGCGAGGGGTCCAGCGAGGACGCAGCGCGGGGTCGGACACCAGTACCACCTACAACCAGGAGCGTTAG